In Halomonas alkalicola, the following proteins share a genomic window:
- a CDS encoding glyceraldehyde-3-phosphate dehydrogenase, whose product MSQQPSDTVFQEWHDNQALAEQMIPMIGRLYRHNNVVTTLYGRSLFNRSVIRILKDHRYVRKVEGTELSVQDTYPLVEAMGELNLGPAHVDVGKLGVAFKKQGGGDAVAFLRKELAEIVDQQDAAGNNGEPKDVVLYGFGRIGRLLARVLVEKAGGGNLLRLRAIVVRGRGDIAKDLEKRASLLRRDSVHGPFNGTISVDAEARTITANGNVIQVIYADSPAEIDYTAYGIDNAVVVDNTGIWRDEAGLGQHLACKGASKALLTAPGKGDIKNIVYGINHDDLTGDDRIISAASCTTNAIVPVLKVLNDEFGVEHGHVETVHAYTNDQNLIDNYHKGDRRGRSAPLNMVLTETGAAKAVAKALPELAGKLTGNAIRVPTPNVSMAILNLRLEKETDAEALNDFLRRMSLDSPFQKQIDYVDSPEVVSTDFVGNRHAGIVDAKATIANGKNAVLYVWYDNEFGYSCQVVRILQQMSNVHFLKLPRAGA is encoded by the coding sequence GTGAGTCAGCAACCCTCCGATACCGTCTTCCAGGAATGGCACGACAACCAGGCGCTTGCCGAGCAGATGATCCCGATGATCGGTAGGCTCTACCGTCATAACAACGTGGTCACCACCCTCTACGGGCGCTCGCTCTTCAATCGCAGCGTGATCCGCATCCTGAAGGACCACCGCTACGTGCGGAAGGTCGAGGGGACCGAGCTCTCCGTCCAGGACACCTATCCGCTGGTCGAGGCCATGGGCGAGCTCAACCTGGGGCCGGCTCACGTCGACGTGGGCAAGCTGGGGGTGGCCTTCAAGAAGCAGGGCGGCGGTGACGCCGTGGCCTTCCTGCGCAAGGAGCTGGCCGAGATCGTCGACCAGCAGGACGCCGCCGGCAATAACGGCGAGCCCAAGGACGTGGTGCTCTACGGCTTCGGCCGCATCGGCCGCCTGCTGGCCCGGGTGCTGGTGGAGAAGGCCGGCGGCGGCAACCTGCTGCGCCTGCGCGCCATCGTCGTGCGCGGCCGCGGCGATATCGCCAAGGACCTGGAGAAGCGCGCGAGCCTGCTGCGTCGCGACTCCGTCCACGGCCCCTTCAACGGCACCATCAGCGTCGACGCCGAGGCGCGCACCATCACCGCCAACGGCAACGTCATCCAGGTGATCTACGCCGACTCGCCGGCCGAGATTGACTACACCGCCTACGGCATCGACAACGCCGTGGTGGTGGACAACACCGGCATCTGGCGCGACGAGGCCGGCCTCGGCCAGCACCTGGCCTGCAAGGGCGCCTCCAAGGCGCTGCTCACCGCGCCGGGCAAGGGCGATATCAAGAACATCGTCTACGGCATCAACCACGATGACCTGACCGGCGACGATCGCATCATCTCCGCGGCCTCCTGCACCACCAACGCCATCGTGCCGGTGCTCAAGGTGCTCAACGACGAGTTCGGCGTCGAGCATGGCCACGTCGAGACGGTGCACGCCTACACCAACGACCAGAACCTGATCGACAACTACCACAAGGGTGACCGCCGCGGCCGCAGCGCACCGCTCAACATGGTGCTGACCGAGACCGGCGCCGCCAAGGCGGTGGCCAAGGCTCTGCCGGAGCTGGCCGGCAAGCTGACCGGCAACGCCATCCGCGTGCCGACCCCGAACGTCTCCATGGCGATCCTAAACCTGCGCCTGGAGAAGGAGACCGACGCCGAGGCGCTGAACGACTTCCTGCGTCGCATGTCCCTGGACTCCCCGTTCCAGAAGCAGATCGACTACGTCGACTCCCCGGAGGTGGTCTCCACCGACTTCGTCGGCAACCGCCACGCCGGCATCGTCGATGCCAAGGCGACCATCGCCAACGGCAAGAATGCCGTGCTCTACGTCTGGTACGACAACGAGTTCGGCTACAGCTGCCAGGTGGTGCGCATCCTGCAGCAGATGTCCAACGTGCATTTCCTCAAGCTGCCGCGCGCCGGCGCCTGA
- a CDS encoding NADH:ubiquinone reductase (Na(+)-transporting) subunit D, producing the protein MADASTKSVLTAPVFKNNPIALQVLGICSALAVTTSMSVSLVMTLAVIFVTAFSNLFVSLIRHHIPSSIRIIVQMTIIASLVIVVDQVLKAYAYEMSKQLSVFVGLIITNCIVMGRAEGFAMQNGPKMSFIDGIGNGLGYGFILMTVGFFRELFGAGSVFGFTVLETVQNGGWYVPNGLLLLPPSAFFIIGLIIWVLRAVNPEQIEENEFKMKHNTEPKEAV; encoded by the coding sequence ATGGCGGATGCATCAACCAAGAGCGTCCTGACGGCGCCGGTCTTCAAGAACAACCCCATCGCGCTGCAGGTGCTCGGCATCTGCTCCGCGCTGGCGGTAACGACCAGCATGAGCGTGTCGCTGGTCATGACCCTTGCAGTGATCTTCGTGACGGCCTTCTCGAACCTGTTCGTGTCGCTGATCCGTCACCATATCCCCTCGTCCATCCGCATCATCGTGCAGATGACTATCATCGCCTCGCTGGTGATCGTGGTGGATCAGGTCCTCAAGGCGTACGCCTACGAGATGTCCAAGCAGCTCTCGGTGTTCGTCGGCCTGATCATCACCAACTGCATCGTGATGGGGCGGGCCGAAGGCTTTGCCATGCAGAACGGCCCCAAGATGTCCTTCATCGACGGCATCGGCAACGGCCTGGGCTACGGCTTCATCCTGATGACCGTGGGCTTCTTCCGTGAGCTGTTCGGCGCCGGCAGCGTCTTCGGCTTCACCGTGCTCGAGACCGTGCAGAACGGTGGCTGGTACGTGCCCAACGGCCTGCTGCTGCTGCCGCCGTCCGCGTTCTTCATCATCGGTCTGATCATCTGGGTGCTGCGTGCCGTGAACCCGGAGCAGATCGAGGAGAACGAGTTCAAGATGAAGCACAACACCGAACCGAAGGAGGCGGTGTAA
- a CDS encoding NADH:ubiquinone reductase (Na(+)-transporting) subunit B has translation MPIRQTLDNLEPHFHKGGKYEKFYPLYEAVDTIFYAPPSVAKTTAHVRDGVDLKRIMITVWLCTFPAMFFGMWAAGWQANTAIADGYASMAGWREAIMMTLASGHDPGSLWANFVLGATYFLPIYLVTFVVGGFWEVLFAVKRGHEVNEGFFVTSVLYALILPATIPLWQVALGITFGVVIGKEIFGGTGKNFLNPALTGRAFLYFAYPAQISGDAVWVAADGYTGATALSIAFQDGMAALTSTYSWWDAFIGFIPGSVGEVSTLAILIGAAILLWTRIASWRIMLGVFLGMVATSALFNLIGSDSNPMFAMPWYWHLVVGGFAFGMVFMATDPVSAAMTNQGRLLFGVLIGIMTVLIRVVNPAFPEGIMLAILFANLFAPLIDHFFVQANIKRRKLRTGEPAEETA, from the coding sequence ATGCCGATTCGACAGACACTCGACAATCTCGAGCCGCACTTCCACAAGGGTGGAAAGTACGAGAAGTTCTACCCCCTCTACGAGGCGGTGGACACCATCTTCTACGCCCCCCCCAGCGTGGCCAAGACCACCGCTCACGTGCGTGACGGCGTCGACCTCAAGCGCATCATGATCACCGTCTGGCTCTGCACCTTCCCGGCGATGTTCTTCGGCATGTGGGCCGCTGGCTGGCAGGCCAACACCGCCATCGCCGACGGCTACGCCTCCATGGCGGGCTGGCGCGAGGCGATCATGATGACCCTGGCCTCCGGCCACGATCCGGGCAGCCTGTGGGCCAACTTCGTGCTCGGCGCCACCTACTTCCTGCCGATCTATCTGGTGACCTTCGTGGTCGGCGGCTTCTGGGAAGTGCTGTTCGCGGTCAAGCGCGGCCACGAGGTCAACGAGGGCTTCTTCGTCACCTCCGTGCTCTATGCCCTGATCCTCCCGGCCACCATCCCGCTGTGGCAGGTGGCGCTCGGCATCACCTTCGGCGTGGTGATCGGCAAGGAGATCTTCGGCGGTACCGGCAAGAACTTCCTCAACCCGGCGCTGACCGGTCGTGCCTTCCTCTACTTCGCGTATCCGGCGCAGATCTCCGGCGACGCGGTGTGGGTGGCGGCCGACGGCTACACCGGCGCGACCGCACTCTCCATCGCCTTCCAGGACGGCATGGCCGCCCTGACCAGCACCTACAGCTGGTGGGACGCCTTCATCGGCTTCATCCCGGGCTCCGTGGGCGAGGTATCGACCCTGGCGATACTGATCGGGGCGGCGATCCTGCTGTGGACGCGAATCGCCTCGTGGCGAATCATGCTCGGGGTCTTCCTCGGCATGGTGGCGACCAGCGCGCTGTTCAACCTGATCGGCTCTGACTCCAACCCGATGTTCGCGATGCCCTGGTACTGGCACCTGGTGGTCGGCGGCTTCGCCTTCGGCATGGTGTTCATGGCCACCGACCCGGTGTCCGCCGCCATGACCAACCAGGGCCGCCTGCTGTTCGGCGTGCTGATCGGCATCATGACCGTGCTGATCCGCGTGGTGAACCCGGCCTTCCCGGAAGGCATCATGCTGGCGATCCTGTTCGCCAACCTGTTCGCACCGCTCATTGATCACTTCTTTGTTCAGGCCAACATCAAGCGCCGCAAGCTGCGCACCGGTGAACCGGCCGAGGAGACTGCCTGA
- a CDS encoding Na(+)-translocating NADH-quinone reductase subunit C, which translates to MAQSNNSIKKILTVAFALCIVCSVIVSTAAVALRPMQQLNQELDRKTNILRVANLYERGMDVEAAFREITPRVVNLQTGEYSDQHDPETFDGFETRRDPAASRTLSGAQDPAGLSRVENYATVYLVGNPDDPEQIILPIRGQGLWGLMRGFLSVEGDGNTIVGITYFEHSETPGLGAEVNNPRWQAQWEGKQVFDSEGDLTPAIRVAKGSGSGDHEVDGLSGATLTANGVNNMLQFWLSPEGFGEYLAKFRSGVDQEDAQDADVELEAEGA; encoded by the coding sequence ATGGCACAGAGCAACAACTCCATCAAGAAGATCCTGACGGTGGCGTTCGCACTTTGCATCGTGTGTTCGGTCATCGTCTCCACCGCCGCGGTGGCGCTGCGTCCCATGCAGCAGCTCAACCAGGAGCTGGACCGCAAGACCAATATCCTGCGCGTCGCCAACCTCTACGAGCGCGGCATGGACGTGGAGGCGGCCTTCCGCGAGATCACCCCGCGCGTGGTGAACCTGCAGACCGGCGAGTACTCCGACCAGCATGACCCGGAGACCTTCGATGGCTTCGAGACTCGCCGCGATCCGGCCGCCTCGCGCACCCTCTCCGGTGCCCAGGATCCGGCCGGCCTGTCCCGCGTCGAGAACTACGCCACCGTCTATCTCGTCGGCAACCCCGACGACCCCGAGCAGATCATCCTGCCCATCCGTGGCCAGGGCCTGTGGGGTCTGATGCGCGGCTTCCTCTCGGTGGAAGGTGACGGCAACACCATCGTCGGCATCACCTACTTCGAGCACAGCGAGACCCCCGGTCTCGGCGCCGAGGTCAACAACCCGCGCTGGCAGGCCCAGTGGGAAGGCAAGCAGGTCTTCGACAGCGAAGGCGACCTGACCCCTGCCATCCGCGTGGCCAAGGGCAGCGGCAGCGGTGACCACGAGGTCGACGGCCTCTCCGGTGCCACCCTGACCGCCAATGGCGTCAACAACATGCTGCAGTTCTGGCTGAGTCCGGAAGGCTTCGGCGAGTACCTCGCCAAGTTCCGCAGCGGCGTCGATCAGGAAGACGCCCAGGACGCCGACGTCGAACTCGAAGCGGAAGGAGCCTGA
- a CDS encoding Na(+)-translocating NADH-quinone reductase subunit A, with protein MIEVKKGLDLPIAGAPEQRIEDARPVRHVAVLGTDYVGMKPTMEVREGDRVKLGQLLFTDKKIDGVRFTAPAGGEVIAINRGEKRRLLSVVIKVDETEAAVEFKAHGRDGLEGLERQAVVDQLVESGLWTALRTRPYSRTPAIDSKPSDIFVTAVDTHPLCPDPAEIINEQPQAFEDGLKVLARLTAGKVYLCTAPGARIPGGDVKGVQVEQFGGPHPAGLVGTHIHYLSPVGLHKRVWHIGYQDVIAFGKLFAEGKLDVSRVVGVGGPRAEKPRLLRTRIGASTEELLAGEVVDPEGTRVLSGSVFSGFACEGSLRYLGRFHNQFSLLEEGNKRLFMGWLSPGANRHSVLGIYLSKFTGLKDYAPTTSTNGSERAMVPVGAYEAVMPLDILPTQLLRSLIVGDIETAMQLGCLELDEEDLALCTYACPGKYEYGPILRDNLTLIEKEA; from the coding sequence ATGATCGAAGTCAAGAAAGGCCTGGATCTCCCCATCGCGGGGGCGCCCGAGCAGCGCATCGAGGATGCGCGCCCGGTACGTCACGTGGCGGTCCTGGGCACCGACTACGTCGGCATGAAGCCGACCATGGAGGTCCGGGAGGGAGACAGGGTAAAGCTAGGCCAACTGCTCTTTACCGACAAGAAGATCGACGGTGTGCGCTTCACCGCGCCGGCAGGCGGCGAGGTGATCGCCATCAACCGGGGCGAGAAGCGTCGCCTGCTCTCGGTGGTGATCAAGGTCGACGAGACCGAGGCAGCCGTCGAGTTCAAGGCCCACGGGCGTGATGGCCTGGAAGGCCTGGAGCGCCAGGCGGTGGTCGACCAGCTGGTCGAGTCCGGCCTGTGGACCGCGCTGCGCACCCGTCCCTACTCGCGCACCCCCGCCATCGACAGCAAGCCGTCCGACATCTTCGTCACCGCCGTCGATACCCACCCGCTGTGCCCCGACCCCGCCGAGATCATCAACGAGCAGCCCCAGGCGTTCGAGGATGGCCTCAAGGTGCTGGCACGCCTGACCGCCGGCAAGGTCTACCTGTGCACGGCGCCGGGCGCCCGGATTCCCGGCGGCGACGTCAAGGGCGTCCAGGTCGAGCAGTTCGGTGGCCCGCACCCGGCCGGTCTCGTCGGCACCCATATCCACTACCTCTCGCCCGTGGGCCTGCACAAGCGCGTGTGGCACATCGGCTACCAGGACGTGATCGCGTTCGGCAAGCTGTTCGCCGAGGGCAAGCTGGATGTCAGCCGCGTCGTCGGCGTGGGCGGCCCGCGAGCCGAGAAGCCGCGCCTGCTGCGCACCCGCATCGGGGCCAGCACCGAGGAACTGCTGGCCGGCGAGGTGGTCGACCCGGAAGGTACCCGCGTGCTCTCCGGTTCGGTCTTCTCGGGCTTCGCCTGCGAGGGCAGCCTGCGCTACCTGGGCCGCTTCCACAACCAGTTCAGCCTGCTCGAGGAAGGCAACAAGCGCCTCTTCATGGGCTGGTTGTCGCCGGGTGCCAACCGCCACTCGGTGCTGGGCATCTACCTGTCCAAGTTCACCGGCCTCAAGGACTACGCGCCGACCACCTCCACCAATGGCTCCGAGCGTGCCATGGTGCCGGTGGGCGCCTACGAGGCCGTGATGCCGCTGGATATCCTGCCCACGCAGCTGCTGCGCTCGCTGATCGTCGGCGACATCGAGACTGCCATGCAGCTCGGGTGTCTGGAGCTGGATGAAGAGGACCTGGCCCTGTGCACCTACGCGTGCCCGGGCAAGTACGAATACGGTCCCATCCTGCGTGACAACCTCACCCTGATCGAGAAAGAGGCCTGA